DNA sequence from the Pseudostreptobacillus hongkongensis genome:
CCTGATATTATTGATGCAATAATATTTGGTATTATTTCTATAAGATCTGAATTAGATGCAAATCCATAAGCTATAGCAAAAAACGATTGTATCAATCCTATATATATACTATTTTTTACTATTTGATTTCTATTTGAAACATTTGAATTTATATTCATAACCATTATACTTAATAAAAGTATTATAGCTGTCCACTTATAGTCTCCTAAAACAAATATATAGTTAAACGAGGTTATGATGAATATAAACAAATGATTTTTATCAAGTACACTACCAATAAGCGGGAGTAATAAAAATGGCGCTAGATATTTTAAATCATAGCTATTAAATAAGAATAAATATAGAAAATCTATTAATGCTACCGTAATAATTAAAGGATAAAAACTCTTTGAATTGAAAGATTTTCTTAAATATTTATATGAAATAGCTATAAATATTACACTACTTATTGCATAAAGTAATACTTGTCCAAATATTCTTGTTAAAACATCTTTAGCATTTATATAACCCAGATGTTCAAGATTATTGTATATACTATCAGTTATAACCCCACCTTCTCTAAGAATTATATCTCCTTTTTTTATAGAAACTACATTATTTTTAAGCCTTTCCATATTTTTTTCTATTTTATTAAGAGTCTTAGCTTTATTAATTTCAAGATTTGGTTTTACAAAATTCATAATTAATTTTTTTTCTTCATCTGTTAAAACTATTTGTTTTTCAGATAAAATCTTATTTACATCACTTGTTTTATATATTCCTGTTGTATATAGTTCATTTAATACATTAATTAAGAATAAATAGTATTTTACTCCTTTATTAATACCTATTGTTCTAACATCTGATACTTTTAAATCAAGTTCATATATAGATATTAATTCCTTTATTTTAGTATCATTATTTAAATCTACTTGATTTAAATCTTGGAAAAATTGATCTAGCTTATCTATTTCATCTTTATCAACATCTTCAATTCTATCATATTCAGGAGTTGTATTCTGTTTTATTTTAGCTTTTAATTCATCATCTAATATATCTTTAGTATAAGTAAGATCTTTATATGCTATAACATCATTTTTAGCTATATCTCCTATATTATATGTTTGAACATTATTTTTAAGTGTAGAGAATATAAAAAATATACTTACTATTAAAATATATATCAATATTCTATGAGTTTTAGTGTCATTTAAAATTGAAAAACTTTTAGTATTTTTAGATTTTTGATTACTTTTAATACTTACTTCAAAAGTTTTACCTAAAAAATTTATTTTCATATCTATACTCCAATTCTCTTTTTTATTATTAAAGTATACCACTTTATATTATAAAATACAAACTTTTACTTTGAATTAAATATTAATAATTTAAAGGTAACAATACCATACATACTTAATTATATAATCGATAAAAATAAAATTTTATATTTTTCTTAACTTATATTATCAAAAGCATCCTAAATATATTTTGTTATCATTCCATCAACTTATTGATTAACTCTATTAAATAAATTTATTCTGTTTTCAAATTCTAGCATCTTTTATATTTATACTTGTTACTAAACCTTCCATTTACCTCCTTTAAAAATTTTTTGTAATAAAAAAAGGAACTATAAATT
Encoded proteins:
- a CDS encoding HD family phosphohydrolase, producing MKINFLGKTFEVSIKSNQKSKNTKSFSILNDTKTHRILIYILIVSIFFIFSTLKNNVQTYNIGDIAKNDVIAYKDLTYTKDILDDELKAKIKQNTTPEYDRIEDVDKDEIDKLDQFFQDLNQVDLNNDTKIKELISIYELDLKVSDVRTIGINKGVKYYLFLINVLNELYTTGIYKTSDVNKILSEKQIVLTDEEKKLIMNFVKPNLEINKAKTLNKIEKNMERLKNNVVSIKKGDIILREGGVITDSIYNNLEHLGYINAKDVLTRIFGQVLLYAISSVIFIAISYKYLRKSFNSKSFYPLIITVALIDFLYLFLFNSYDLKYLAPFLLLPLIGSVLDKNHLFIFIITSFNYIFVLGDYKWTAIILLLSIMVMNINSNVSNRNQIVKNSIYIGLIQSFFAIAYGFASNSDLIEIIPNIIASIISGILTGIFSLGLIPYFENSFNILTDIKLLELSNFSNDLLKNLLLVSPGTFHHSIMVGALAEAGAESIGADSILCRVASYYHDIGKMKRPEYFVENQYGIVNPHNKLKPTLSALIITSHTKDGYFLGKQYGLPKEILDIILEHHGTTLVQYFYYKALESGEEVTEDSFRYQGPRPRSKESGIIMMADTIEAAVRASSDKSYDSIEKLVRYLIKSKIEDNQLSDCNITLGEIEKVINAFLNVLRGIYHERIQYKNIK